The following are encoded together in the Acinetobacter radioresistens DSM 6976 = NBRC 102413 = CIP 103788 genome:
- a CDS encoding nitroreductase family protein encodes MADNTVELIHHNIHQRQSIGHLVEPAPNAEQLELAFQAALTAPDHHRLKPTHFVVIASEQRETFGELLSQAVADMGTMEAAQIERVKNHPLRAPLLVLALTRFQDHPKVPYFEQTLSSGAAIQNFLLSLQAQGFSTMWRSGAVVESSLLKKALNLREHDLISGIIYIGTAAKAIAPRTEIDTQNFVSYWSE; translated from the coding sequence ATGGCAGACAATACTGTAGAGCTGATTCATCACAATATTCATCAGCGGCAATCAATTGGACATCTGGTTGAACCTGCTCCAAATGCAGAACAGCTTGAACTCGCCTTTCAGGCAGCATTAACAGCACCAGACCATCACCGCTTAAAACCGACTCATTTTGTGGTTATTGCATCTGAGCAGCGCGAAACATTTGGTGAACTATTATCACAGGCAGTGGCTGATATGGGTACAATGGAAGCAGCACAGATTGAACGGGTAAAGAATCATCCTTTGCGTGCTCCGTTACTGGTCTTGGCGTTAACCCGTTTTCAAGATCACCCAAAAGTTCCTTATTTTGAACAAACATTAAGTTCAGGAGCAGCTATCCAGAACTTTTTGCTTTCCCTGCAAGCGCAAGGGTTTTCAACAATGTGGCGTTCAGGTGCTGTGGTAGAGTCCAGCTTGCTAAAAAAAGCTTTGAATTTGCGTGAACATGATTTAATTTCAGGCATTATCTATATTGGTACAGCAGCTAAAGCAATTGCACCGCGTACAGAGATAGATACACAGAATTTTGTAAGTTACTGGTCTGAATGA
- a CDS encoding NAD(P)H-dependent glycerol-3-phosphate dehydrogenase, with product MSELKFSDLVEPVEIDRKTALRITVLGGGSFGTAMANISVRNGCDTKIWIRDEEIAREINRTHINQRYLPDYPLEKELQAVSDLEEAVRDRDIILVAIPSHSFRDVIQKIKPFISAQAVVSLTKGIEAKTFSFMSDIIRDELPEVPYGVLSGPNLAKEIMAGMPAGTVIASHSELVRYAMQQALHSALFRVFGSDDVHGVELGGALKNIYAVAMGMAAAYNVGENTKSMIITRALAEMSRFAVKLGANPLTFLGLSGVGDLFATCNSPLSRNYQVGFALGKGKTLEQATQELGQTAEGINTIVQVRTRAQELEVYMPITNALYEVIFENAPPLTIALSLMKNGHRSDVEFVLPHNQV from the coding sequence ATGTCAGAGTTGAAGTTTAGCGATCTGGTTGAACCTGTTGAAATTGACCGTAAAACTGCATTAAGAATCACTGTACTGGGTGGTGGAAGTTTTGGTACAGCTATGGCTAATATTTCTGTACGCAATGGTTGTGATACCAAGATCTGGATTCGCGATGAAGAAATTGCCCGGGAAATTAACCGGACACATATCAACCAGCGCTACTTGCCAGATTATCCTTTAGAGAAAGAATTGCAGGCAGTATCTGATCTTGAAGAGGCAGTACGCGACCGTGATATTATTCTGGTAGCCATTCCAAGCCATTCTTTTCGGGATGTTATACAAAAAATTAAACCTTTTATCAGTGCGCAGGCAGTGGTTTCGCTTACGAAAGGAATTGAAGCTAAAACCTTTAGCTTTATGAGTGACATTATTCGTGATGAGTTGCCAGAAGTTCCTTATGGAGTGCTTTCAGGCCCGAACCTGGCAAAAGAAATTATGGCAGGTATGCCGGCGGGTACAGTAATCGCCAGCCACTCGGAACTGGTGCGTTATGCGATGCAACAGGCTTTACATAGCGCTTTATTTCGTGTTTTTGGCAGTGATGACGTACATGGAGTAGAGCTTGGCGGTGCTTTAAAAAATATTTATGCAGTCGCGATGGGAATGGCGGCGGCCTATAATGTAGGTGAAAACACCAAAAGTATGATTATTACACGTGCCTTGGCTGAAATGAGCCGTTTTGCTGTCAAATTGGGTGCTAATCCTTTAACATTTTTAGGTTTATCTGGTGTTGGTGACCTGTTTGCTACCTGTAACAGTCCACTCAGCCGTAACTATCAAGTGGGTTTTGCTCTGGGTAAAGGCAAAACTTTAGAACAGGCTACGCAGGAATTAGGACAAACTGCGGAAGGGATCAATACTATCGTTCAGGTACGTACACGAGCACAAGAGCTTGAGGTATATATGCCGATCACTAATGCTTTGTATGAAGTTATTTTTGAAAATGCGCCGCCACTAACAATAGCCTTATCTTTGATGAAAAATGGTCATCGCAGTGATGTAGAATTTGTGTTGCCACATAATCAGGTCTAA
- a CDS encoding phosphoglycerate mutase family protein — MQLVLIRHGEAAHPLQVTDSKRPLTERGHTQAEETGKYLKDLIQPEVFVVSPLLRAQETLVHIQKNFPDVPVLVCDKIKPDDQAKDAIDWLAQLPYQSITVVCHMNVIAHIAEQLIHEPFHPFALAEARIYELPVIANGLAVQQQNFIPVH; from the coding sequence ATGCAATTGGTTCTGATTCGACATGGTGAGGCAGCCCATCCGCTGCAAGTAACCGACAGCAAGCGACCTTTGACTGAGCGGGGTCATACACAGGCTGAGGAAACTGGAAAATATTTGAAAGATCTGATACAGCCAGAGGTTTTTGTTGTGAGTCCGTTATTACGGGCACAAGAAACCTTGGTCCATATTCAAAAGAATTTCCCTGATGTTCCGGTACTGGTCTGTGATAAAATTAAACCAGATGATCAGGCAAAAGATGCGATTGACTGGCTAGCACAACTACCTTACCAGTCGATTACTGTCGTGTGTCATATGAATGTTATTGCACATATTGCCGAGCAGCTTATTCATGAGCCATTTCATCCTTTTGCACTGGCTGAAGCGCGAATTTATGAACTTCCCGTAATTGCAAATGGCCTGGCAGTCCAACAGCAGAACTTTATTCCAGTACATTAA
- the gspL gene encoding type II secretion system protein GspL, whose product MLYLWMPEANGVWQWSNGDAWSESSSLEQLIQEIKIYQGEEIVVFFPSRGLQLLQQQMSKSQYKQLGTEGVRYLLEEYVIQPIDQLKVLHYFQAAEERLTVMGVALNLVETLLHSLNLLPLKVAALLPDFLVLPQPDPGETILANIHQRLLARENEFSGNSIDELGVYLEFIHPETRFRCSGLSPDQQIVLDAVTTQEQRQYFSYQFEPIKKPKQHPFNILPKAQKSEQFSGYWKACAAVFCAILIVQLSYDVLRWSKLKKLADQTAIQAIDQYQDWFGPNSRITEENIQSQFESQLRMSRSANTEALQILSRVGPILAQQQILAERVGYESSILSLDLKASSSEQLQALTQQLNQQGFKAELGNVQTQGAGVIGLVKVQ is encoded by the coding sequence ATGTTGTATTTATGGATGCCAGAAGCCAATGGAGTTTGGCAATGGTCAAATGGGGATGCCTGGAGTGAGAGCTCGAGTCTTGAACAGCTGATTCAGGAAATTAAAATATATCAAGGTGAAGAAATAGTTGTTTTTTTCCCAAGTCGCGGGCTACAACTGCTTCAGCAGCAGATGAGTAAATCTCAATATAAGCAGCTTGGTACAGAAGGGGTACGCTATCTGCTGGAAGAGTATGTAATACAGCCGATTGATCAGCTAAAAGTACTGCACTATTTTCAGGCTGCTGAAGAACGATTAACAGTCATGGGAGTAGCACTGAATTTAGTAGAAACATTACTGCATTCACTGAATTTACTTCCTTTAAAAGTTGCTGCACTTTTGCCAGATTTCCTGGTTTTACCCCAGCCTGATCCCGGTGAAACTATACTTGCAAATATTCATCAGCGGTTACTTGCACGTGAAAATGAGTTTAGTGGCAATTCAATAGATGAGCTTGGAGTTTATCTGGAATTTATTCATCCGGAGACCCGTTTCCGTTGTAGCGGGCTGAGTCCAGATCAGCAAATAGTACTAGATGCAGTAACTACTCAAGAGCAGAGACAGTACTTTAGTTATCAGTTCGAGCCTATTAAAAAGCCTAAACAGCATCCCTTCAATATTTTGCCTAAAGCACAAAAAAGTGAACAGTTTTCTGGTTATTGGAAAGCTTGTGCAGCAGTATTTTGTGCCATTCTTATAGTACAGTTGAGTTATGATGTATTACGCTGGTCAAAATTAAAAAAACTGGCTGATCAGACTGCGATACAGGCAATTGACCAGTATCAAGACTGGTTTGGACCCAATAGCCGTATTACTGAAGAAAATATACAAAGTCAGTTTGAAAGCCAATTGCGTATGAGCCGTAGTGCAAATACTGAGGCACTGCAAATTTTGAGCCGGGTTGGCCCAATCTTGGCCCAGCAGCAGATTCTGGCAGAGCGGGTAGGATATGAGTCATCAATATTAAGTCTTGATTTGAAAGCCAGTTCATCTGAACAGTTGCAGGCACTTACCCAGCAGTTAAACCAGCAAGGTTTTAAAGCTGAACTTGGTAATGTACAAACCCAGGGGGCGGGAGTAATCGGTTTGGTGAAAGTACAATAA
- the gspM gene encoding type II secretion system protein GspM: MKIFEKIDHSWKNLAERIEDYLDGLSLRERIMVIFTTVFVLVTAVGWSLWTMHKAADDQQKRLNDLKDLMVRMQTNAVTMKPAGESQLTPVEKVQRISQQQGLSASIQATGKQLQISVQHDNYAVLANFLTQMAQMGLNIEKMELINQNQQIRLVVTVQ; the protein is encoded by the coding sequence ATGAAAATATTTGAGAAAATAGACCATTCATGGAAAAACCTAGCTGAGCGTATAGAAGACTATCTGGACGGACTTTCTCTGCGCGAAAGAATCATGGTAATTTTTACCACAGTCTTTGTGCTGGTCACAGCCGTTGGATGGTCACTCTGGACCATGCATAAAGCTGCGGATGACCAGCAAAAACGTTTAAATGACCTCAAGGATCTTATGGTCCGGATGCAGACCAATGCAGTAACCATGAAACCAGCGGGAGAGTCGCAGCTGACGCCGGTAGAGAAGGTGCAGCGTATTTCTCAACAGCAGGGGTTATCAGCCAGTATCCAGGCCACCGGAAAGCAGCTTCAGATTTCAGTGCAGCATGATAATTATGCTGTATTAGCCAACTTCCTAACCCAAATGGCACAGATGGGTTTAAATATTGAAAAAATGGAGCTTATAAATCAAAACCAGCAAATCAGGCTCGTTGTGACCGTGCAATAA
- a CDS encoding quinone-dependent dihydroorotate dehydrogenase has product MFYSLARPMLFSLAPERAHELTLSLLKSAHKFGIGHQTVAHKPVTCMGIEFPNPVGLAAGLDKNGAYIDALAALGFGFIEIGTVTPRPQTGNAQPRLFRIPEAKAIINRMGFNNDGVDRLVENVKAAKYKGILGINIGKNADTPVENAVSDYLTCLEKVYNYASYVTVNISSPNTKNLRDLQSGHALTELLKTLKNRQLELAEQYQHYVPLVLKVAPDLSQQDIEFIASQLVIFKIDGLIVTNTTLSREGVEGLACADESGGLSGAPVFEKSNQCLQEFAKRLKGQVALVGVGGIVSGNQAAVKQQYGAQLVQIYSGLIYTGPNLIKDCVDAMN; this is encoded by the coding sequence ATGTTCTATTCTCTGGCCCGCCCCATGTTGTTTTCGCTAGCACCAGAGCGTGCACATGAACTGACCTTATCATTGCTAAAATCAGCCCATAAGTTTGGAATTGGACATCAGACAGTTGCCCATAAGCCTGTGACCTGTATGGGAATCGAATTTCCCAACCCGGTCGGACTAGCAGCAGGTTTGGATAAAAATGGCGCTTATATTGATGCTTTAGCTGCATTGGGTTTCGGTTTTATTGAAATCGGAACAGTTACTCCACGTCCCCAAACCGGTAATGCTCAGCCACGTTTATTTAGGATTCCTGAGGCAAAGGCCATCATTAACCGTATGGGTTTTAATAATGATGGTGTTGATCGGCTGGTTGAGAATGTAAAAGCAGCGAAATATAAAGGCATTCTGGGAATTAACATCGGTAAAAACGCTGATACCCCTGTAGAAAATGCAGTTTCGGACTATCTGACCTGTCTTGAAAAAGTATATAATTATGCTTCTTATGTGACAGTAAATATTTCTTCCCCAAATACCAAAAATTTACGCGATCTGCAAAGTGGTCATGCTTTGACCGAGTTGCTTAAAACATTGAAAAACCGACAGCTTGAGCTCGCAGAGCAATATCAGCATTATGTGCCTCTAGTTTTAAAAGTTGCGCCGGATCTGAGCCAGCAGGATATCGAATTTATTGCTTCCCAGCTGGTTATCTTCAAAATTGATGGGCTGATTGTGACTAACACTACTTTATCCCGTGAAGGAGTAGAGGGTTTGGCCTGTGCAGATGAGAGCGGTGGATTGTCTGGTGCACCAGTATTTGAGAAAAGTAACCAGTGTTTGCAGGAATTTGCGAAAAGGCTAAAAGGTCAGGTCGCTCTGGTGGGTGTGGGTGGGATTGTGTCTGGAAACCAGGCTGCTGTAAAACAACAGTATGGTGCCCAGCTTGTACAGATTTACAGTGGTCTTATCTATACTGGACCAAATTTGATCAAAGACTGTGTTGATGCCATGAATTAA
- a CDS encoding CvpA family protein yields MNTIDIVILIILLIGGLNGLRQGFVKAFANLVGWVFALIIGAKYANILAPSMVVLSHDPVVQKIAAFAFIALIIVVLTWIVTAFLNGILKTFKLGPLNRLAGGAFGSLKGLLVVLITMQGLGPWVESSPHWKQSRLIQALLPYAPMATEISKNVANHALDEMKSEQQPASSPSRRESNDTAASERSNHSTNNPFY; encoded by the coding sequence ATGAATACCATCGATATAGTTATCCTGATTATCCTGCTCATTGGAGGGCTTAACGGTTTGCGACAAGGATTTGTAAAGGCCTTTGCGAACTTGGTAGGATGGGTATTTGCACTGATTATTGGTGCAAAATATGCCAATATTCTCGCGCCTTCTATGGTGGTACTCAGTCATGATCCGGTGGTCCAGAAAATTGCCGCCTTTGCATTTATTGCCCTGATCATTGTTGTGCTGACCTGGATTGTCACCGCATTTCTGAATGGTATTCTGAAAACATTTAAATTAGGTCCATTAAACCGTTTGGCTGGTGGAGCTTTTGGTTCGCTTAAAGGCCTGCTGGTAGTCTTGATTACTATGCAAGGCTTAGGCCCTTGGGTGGAAAGTTCTCCTCACTGGAAGCAGTCCAGACTGATACAAGCCTTATTACCTTATGCGCCTATGGCAACTGAAATTTCTAAAAATGTGGCGAATCATGCATTAGATGAAATGAAGTCTGAACAACAGCCTGCATCTTCTCCTTCTCGGCGTGAGTCCAATGATACAGCTGCCAGTGAGCGTTCAAACCATTCAACAAATAATCCTTTTTATTAA
- the purF gene encoding amidophosphoribosyltransferase has protein sequence MCGVVGIAGKAPVNQMLFDALTMLQHRGQDAAGIVTCHEGRLFLRKDNGMVRDVFHTRHMRALLGNYGIGHVRYPTAGSSSSAEAQPFYVNSPYGITLAHNGNLVNAKDIHEDLFKTDLRHMNTDSDSEVLLNVFAHELQKSGKLEPCAEDIFHAVSRVHDRCKGAYGVVAMITGHGVVGFRDPNGIRPLIYGSRETEEGTEYIIASESVAITALGFKIERDVAPGEAIFIDSQGQLFTQQCAKNPSYRPCIFEYVYFARPDAIIDGISVYKSRLRMGETLAAKILREWGENHDIDVVIPIPDTSRTSALELANILGVKFREGFMKNRYIGRTFIMPGQQQRKKSVRQKLNPVELEFKGKNVLLVDDSIVRGTTCNEIIQMARDSGAKQVFFASAAPEVMYPNVYGIDMPAKFELIASGRSVEEVREIIGADRLIFQDLEDLKDAVRTKKVPHLTEFDCSVFDGIYVTGNIDEIYLEDLEKLRNDMAKKGKDPYIDVNIDAASVDLTGIREE, from the coding sequence ATGTGTGGAGTAGTTGGTATAGCCGGTAAAGCGCCAGTTAACCAAATGTTGTTTGATGCTTTGACGATGTTGCAACATCGTGGACAAGATGCAGCTGGGATTGTAACCTGCCATGAAGGACGTCTTTTCTTGAGAAAAGATAATGGTATGGTACGCGATGTATTCCATACGCGTCATATGCGTGCCTTACTGGGTAATTACGGCATCGGACATGTACGTTATCCTACTGCGGGTTCATCAAGTAGTGCCGAAGCACAGCCCTTCTATGTAAATTCACCTTATGGGATTACCTTGGCACATAACGGTAATCTGGTAAATGCAAAAGATATCCATGAAGACCTGTTCAAAACTGACTTGCGTCATATGAACACTGATTCGGATTCAGAAGTGCTGCTTAATGTATTTGCCCATGAGTTACAGAAGAGTGGCAAGTTAGAGCCATGTGCAGAAGATATTTTCCATGCTGTAAGCCGTGTGCATGATCGCTGTAAGGGAGCTTACGGTGTAGTAGCCATGATTACCGGACATGGTGTAGTCGGGTTTCGCGATCCTAACGGGATTCGCCCTTTAATTTATGGATCCCGTGAAACAGAAGAAGGTACTGAATATATTATTGCTTCAGAATCTGTGGCAATTACTGCGCTGGGTTTTAAAATCGAGCGTGATGTAGCACCAGGTGAGGCCATCTTTATTGATTCACAAGGTCAGCTATTTACCCAGCAATGTGCCAAGAACCCTTCTTATCGCCCATGTATCTTTGAATATGTTTATTTCGCACGTCCTGATGCCATTATTGATGGTATTTCGGTGTATAAATCCCGTTTACGCATGGGAGAAACACTTGCAGCAAAAATTTTGCGTGAATGGGGCGAAAATCATGATATTGACGTGGTGATTCCTATTCCAGATACCAGCCGTACATCTGCATTGGAGTTGGCTAATATTCTCGGGGTGAAATTCCGCGAAGGTTTTATGAAGAACCGTTATATCGGACGAACCTTCATCATGCCGGGGCAGCAGCAGCGTAAGAAATCTGTACGCCAAAAATTAAACCCGGTTGAGTTGGAGTTCAAAGGCAAAAATGTCTTGCTGGTAGATGACTCAATTGTTCGCGGTACTACCTGTAACGAAATCATTCAGATGGCGCGTGATTCTGGAGCCAAACAGGTCTTTTTTGCTTCGGCTGCACCAGAAGTCATGTATCCGAATGTTTACGGGATTGACATGCCGGCCAAATTTGAACTGATTGCGTCAGGCCGGAGTGTTGAGGAAGTGCGTGAAATTATTGGTGCTGACCGGTTGATTTTTCAGGATCTGGAAGATTTGAAAGATGCTGTTCGTACCAAGAAAGTTCCTCATCTGACCGAGTTTGACTGTTCTGTATTTGATGGTATATATGTGACAGGCAATATTGATGAAATTTATCTGGAAGATCTGGAAAAATTGAGAAACGATATGGCCAAAAAGGGTAAAGACCCGTATATCGATGTCAATATTGATGCCGCTTCTGTTGATTTGACCGGAATCAGGGAAGAGTAA
- a CDS encoding M48 family metalloprotease — protein MKDVSHYLITNKNMMWSMSICLLAIILSIFILNSLLGLIVHFFDPEQAVMWHVFSPYLILLLLLVMGGSVAYERYVFRSGGHTLAKQLKARRLNLIESTPEESVAIHLNEHLAQKFMINPPTLYVLPDEIGVNALTAGFHPQDIVIVLTWGALQNLDELELYGLLSHEFNQILSGETAENTRLKIVYSSLTTFSQWGSKIAKLGFRKTTINKRHQFETTFVAIGGIIWLVGSLGVLVTRLIKYLTLGGRTFRNDFKTKRLIQNDANIQTLLRIYVHHAGSQIHSEYSESIAHMCFANSLSPQSWMNIHPNIEERIYELNPALLQDLQLENLKKLRSQPFFSLFRSLEEINGEVYNPWTSPQPLPLLRLSPISFAINDAIKPLKPEIRRGMKRPELIQRAMLTATGSREVMVAILMIRQYREFIPKEAEVSRAIVDALLNLDGRVHIQIFLEACKNIGHMPASIARQFLTRLAKIIQEDGEIGLLDALLLEKVKYELNLMPLHMPVSLEDAKPQIVRLVDALLHVQQINSPNQLDVRYRILQQVLTLDELSLYEEISDEPLDLAEILNDIAGLLLRDRLSMLGIAELCLWHDRIITQDELDVLELLYWRLGFETREIIDQMQKKNSVMII, from the coding sequence TTGAAAGACGTCAGCCATTATTTAATTACTAATAAAAATATGATGTGGTCTATGAGCATTTGCCTGCTTGCGATCATTTTAAGTATATTTATTCTCAATAGTCTGTTGGGTCTAATAGTTCATTTTTTTGATCCTGAACAAGCTGTCATGTGGCATGTATTCAGCCCTTATCTGATCTTATTGTTATTACTGGTAATGGGTGGTTCGGTTGCCTATGAACGCTATGTATTTCGTTCCGGAGGGCATACGCTTGCTAAACAGCTAAAAGCGCGGCGTCTTAATCTGATTGAAAGCACACCTGAGGAAAGTGTAGCCATTCATTTAAATGAACATTTGGCGCAAAAGTTCATGATCAATCCTCCGACTTTATATGTGCTGCCGGATGAGATCGGTGTAAATGCTTTAACCGCTGGCTTCCATCCCCAGGATATTGTAATTGTGTTGACATGGGGAGCATTGCAAAACCTCGATGAGCTAGAACTTTACGGGTTACTCAGTCATGAGTTTAATCAGATACTTTCTGGCGAAACAGCTGAAAATACCCGGCTTAAGATCGTTTATAGTAGCCTGACTACTTTTAGCCAATGGGGGAGTAAAATTGCCAAATTGGGGTTTCGAAAAACTACTATTAATAAACGTCACCAATTTGAAACAACGTTTGTCGCAATAGGAGGTATTATCTGGCTGGTTGGCAGTTTGGGCGTGTTGGTGACTCGTCTGATCAAATATCTGACTTTAGGTGGACGTACCTTCCGGAATGATTTTAAAACCAAGCGTCTCATTCAAAACGATGCCAATATTCAGACTTTACTCCGAATTTATGTGCATCATGCAGGTTCACAGATTCATAGTGAATATTCAGAATCAATTGCCCATATGTGTTTTGCCAACTCATTGAGTCCGCAGAGCTGGATGAATATTCATCCCAATATTGAAGAAAGAATTTATGAACTAAATCCTGCCTTACTACAAGACTTGCAGCTTGAAAACCTGAAAAAGCTGCGTAGCCAACCATTTTTTAGCCTGTTTCGTTCTCTAGAAGAAATTAATGGCGAAGTCTACAATCCTTGGACTTCTCCACAACCGCTACCTTTATTACGTTTGTCTCCTATCAGCTTTGCTATTAATGATGCAATCAAACCTCTCAAGCCTGAAATACGTCGTGGCATGAAGCGCCCCGAGCTGATCCAGCGTGCTATGTTGACTGCTACTGGGTCAAGAGAAGTTATGGTTGCGATCTTGATGATTCGTCAATATCGGGAATTTATTCCTAAAGAAGCTGAAGTTAGCCGTGCAATTGTGGATGCATTGCTGAATCTGGACGGTCGTGTACATATCCAGATTTTTTTAGAGGCCTGTAAAAATATTGGTCATATGCCCGCATCTATTGCCCGTCAATTTCTAACCCGACTGGCAAAAATTATTCAAGAAGATGGCGAAATTGGACTACTCGATGCTTTATTGCTCGAAAAAGTTAAATATGAGCTAAATCTGATGCCTTTGCACATGCCTGTATCTTTAGAAGACGCTAAACCGCAGATTGTACGGCTGGTCGACGCACTATTGCATGTACAGCAGATTAATAGTCCAAACCAGCTAGATGTGCGATATAGAATTTTACAGCAGGTTCTTACTCTGGATGAGCTGTCTTTATATGAAGAAATTTCTGATGAGCCGCTCGATTTGGCAGAGATTTTAAATGATATTGCGGGGCTATTACTGCGTGACCGGTTAAGTATGCTGGGAATTGCCGAGCTTTGCCTGTGGCATGACCGGATTATTACCCAAGATGAGCTCGATGTACTAGAGTTGCTCTACTGGCGATTGGGTTTTGAAACCAGAGAAATTATTGACCAGATGCAAAAGAAGAATAGTGTCATGATTATTTGA
- a CDS encoding 2-hydroxyacid dehydrogenase has translation MDKKRVVVFSQIDQAILERLQQQYEVQVLNPKSGDINEQIRQAVTNADGMIGSGRVLNKSNLASAQQLKVISTVSVGYDNYDVDYLNQKKIWLSNTPHVLTETTADLAFSLLMSAARRVPYLDQWTKQGQWKRTAGTEQFGQDIFGKTLGIIGLGNIGAAVARRGHYGFNMDILYHNRREQPELAQPLAAKYCSMSELLQHSDFIVMAVDLNHESKALIGQAEFDQMQSHAVFVNIARGSVIDEAALINTLKQNKIFAAGLDVYSKEPLQESELFNLSNVVTLPHVGSATGETRKKMAELAYQNLVQALEGQIPRYLVNPGFN, from the coding sequence ATGGATAAAAAGCGCGTAGTCGTATTTAGCCAGATTGATCAGGCCATTCTTGAGCGTTTGCAACAGCAATATGAAGTTCAGGTATTAAATCCTAAATCAGGTGATATTAATGAGCAAATCCGTCAGGCAGTAACAAATGCTGATGGCATGATTGGTTCGGGACGAGTGCTGAATAAATCTAACCTGGCGAGTGCACAGCAGCTTAAGGTTATTTCAACTGTAAGTGTTGGTTATGATAATTATGATGTGGATTATCTAAACCAGAAAAAAATCTGGCTTTCAAATACTCCGCATGTCTTAACAGAGACTACTGCTGATTTGGCTTTTAGTTTATTGATGAGTGCAGCACGCAGAGTACCTTATCTGGACCAATGGACCAAGCAGGGTCAGTGGAAACGTACGGCGGGTACTGAGCAGTTTGGTCAAGATATTTTTGGCAAAACTTTAGGTATTATTGGTTTGGGGAATATTGGTGCGGCAGTCGCACGTCGTGGACATTATGGTTTTAATATGGATATTCTGTATCATAACCGCCGTGAGCAACCTGAACTTGCCCAGCCTCTTGCAGCAAAATATTGTTCAATGAGTGAACTGCTTCAGCACTCTGATTTTATAGTCATGGCAGTCGACTTAAATCATGAATCTAAAGCTCTCATCGGCCAGGCAGAATTTGATCAGATGCAATCCCATGCTGTATTCGTCAATATTGCACGTGGTTCAGTTATAGATGAAGCAGCACTGATCAATACTCTAAAACAGAACAAGATTTTTGCTGCCGGTCTGGATGTTTATAGCAAAGAACCTTTACAAGAATCTGAACTTTTTAACCTGTCGAATGTTGTTACTCTGCCTCATGTGGGTTCTGCAACTGGAGAAACCCGTAAAAAAATGGCCGAGCTGGCTTATCAGAACTTGGTACAGGCTCTAGAAGGCCAAATTCCACGGTATCTGGTTAACCCTGGCTTTAACTAA